The following are encoded together in the Bradyrhizobium sp. CCGUVB1N3 genome:
- a CDS encoding LemA family protein encodes MRKILTVLAALACLSLTNCGYNAIQSQDEQIKANWSEVVNQYQRRADLVPNLVNSVKGFAQQEKDVLLGVTNARAKVGSIQATPEVLNDPAAFQKFQAAQGELSSALSRLLVVTENYPQLKSDALFKDLMSQLEGTENRITVARNRYIKSVQDYNVTIRSFPTNLTAMMFSYKEKPNFSVENEKEISTAPKVDFNPAPSPSK; translated from the coding sequence ATGCGCAAGATCCTGACTGTGCTGGCAGCGCTCGCCTGCCTTAGCCTGACCAATTGCGGCTACAACGCGATCCAGAGTCAGGATGAGCAGATCAAGGCCAACTGGTCCGAGGTGGTGAACCAGTATCAGCGCCGCGCCGATCTCGTGCCCAATCTCGTCAACTCGGTGAAGGGCTTTGCCCAGCAGGAGAAGGACGTGCTGCTCGGGGTCACCAATGCGCGCGCCAAGGTCGGCAGTATCCAGGCAACGCCCGAGGTGCTCAATGATCCGGCAGCGTTCCAGAAATTCCAGGCCGCGCAGGGCGAATTGTCCAGCGCGCTGTCGCGCCTCCTCGTCGTCACCGAAAACTATCCGCAGCTCAAATCTGATGCGCTGTTCAAGGATCTGATGTCGCAGCTCGAGGGCACCGAGAACCGCATCACGGTGGCGCGCAACCGCTACATCAAGTCGGTGCAGGACTATAACGTCACCATCCGCTCCTTCCCGACCAACCTCACTGCGATGATGTTCAGCTACAAGGAGAAGCCGAATTTCAGCGTCGAGAACGAGAAGGAAATCTCGACCGCGCCGAAGGTCGATTTCAACCCGGCGCCGTCGCCGTCGAAGTAA
- the putA gene encoding bifunctional proline dehydrogenase/L-glutamate gamma-semialdehyde dehydrogenase PutA: MSNISSPLSAAYAPDDAEIAAPLLRTAHLAPPQEARIDRTATRLIEAIRKRDDRLGGVEDMLREFALSTKEGLALMVLAEALLRVPDARTADQFIEDKLGEGDFVHHETKSTAFLVNASAWALGLSARVIQPGETPDGTIGRLVKRLGAAAVRAATRQAMRLMGNHFVLGETIEQALERARPRSGQQPRYSFDMLGEGARTAADAKRYFDAYASAIDTIGKAAGERPLPDRPGISVKLSALHPRFEAISRERVMKELVPQLLELAQRAKAFDLNFTVDAEEADRLELSLDVIAATLADPSLAGWDGFGLAIQAYQKRAVAVIDYVDGLARAHRRKLMVRLVKGAYWDTEIKRAQERGLDGYPVFTRKAMTDLNYVACAQKLLSLRPRIFPQFATHNALTVATVLELAGDSGGYEFQRLHGMGEALYEQLAQDHPKLACRTYAPVGSHRDLLAYLVRRLLENGANSSFVALAADYRVAMTALLQRPADIIAKPQAAHHPKIPLPRELFAPERRNSRGVEFGERAALDRLLADIAAEPTDLKPVTEATPEQSNAAVATARTGFAAWSRTSAGTRAAALEQAAHLLEQRAPHFIALLQREGGKTLDDALSELREAADFCRYYAAQGRKLFGTGEAMPGPTGESNVLTLRGRGVFVAISPWNFPLAIFLGQVTAALMAGNSVVAKPAEQTPRIAREAVRLLHEAGVPANALQLVTGDGRIGAALTAHPDIAGVVFTGSTEVARAINRALAAKDGPIVPLIAETGGINAMIADATALPEQVADDVVTSAFRSAGQRCSALRLLFVQEDVADRMIEMIAGAARELKIGDPSDVATHIGPVIDREAKQRLDAHIARMKTEARLHFAGSAPEGCFVAPHIFELAHSGQLTEEVFGPVLHVVRYRAENLERVLAAIERTGYGLTLGVHSRIDDTVDAIVERLSVGNVYVNRNMIGAVVGVQPFGGNGLSGTGPKAGGPHYLARFATEQTVTVNTAAAGGNAALLAGEE; the protein is encoded by the coding sequence ATGTCGAACATTTCCTCCCCCTTAAGCGCGGCTTACGCGCCCGATGACGCCGAGATTGCAGCCCCACTGTTGCGGACGGCGCACCTCGCCCCTCCCCAGGAGGCGCGGATCGACCGCACCGCCACGCGGCTGATCGAGGCGATCCGCAAGCGTGATGACCGGCTCGGCGGCGTCGAGGACATGCTGCGCGAGTTCGCGCTCTCGACCAAGGAGGGCCTCGCGCTGATGGTGCTGGCCGAAGCCCTGCTCCGCGTGCCCGATGCCCGCACCGCCGACCAGTTCATCGAGGACAAGCTCGGCGAGGGCGATTTCGTCCACCACGAGACCAAGTCGACCGCCTTCCTGGTCAACGCCTCGGCCTGGGCGCTCGGCCTGTCGGCACGCGTGATCCAGCCCGGCGAGACGCCGGACGGCACCATCGGCCGGCTGGTGAAGCGGCTGGGCGCGGCCGCCGTGCGCGCGGCGACGCGGCAGGCGATGCGGCTGATGGGCAACCATTTCGTACTGGGCGAGACCATCGAGCAGGCCCTGGAGCGCGCTCGTCCACGTTCCGGCCAGCAGCCGCGCTACTCCTTCGACATGCTCGGCGAAGGCGCGCGCACCGCCGCTGACGCCAAGCGCTATTTCGATGCCTATGCCAGCGCGATCGACACCATCGGCAAGGCGGCGGGCGAACGTCCCCTGCCCGACCGGCCGGGCATTTCCGTCAAACTCTCGGCGCTGCATCCGCGCTTCGAGGCGATCAGCCGCGAGCGTGTGATGAAGGAGCTGGTGCCGCAGCTGCTGGAGCTCGCTCAGCGCGCCAAGGCGTTCGACCTGAATTTCACCGTCGATGCCGAGGAAGCCGACCGGCTGGAGCTGTCGCTCGACGTGATCGCGGCGACGCTCGCCGATCCCTCGCTCGCTGGCTGGGACGGCTTTGGCCTGGCGATCCAGGCCTATCAGAAGCGCGCGGTCGCCGTAATCGACTATGTCGACGGCCTCGCCCGCGCGCATCGTCGCAAGCTGATGGTGCGGCTGGTCAAGGGCGCCTATTGGGACACCGAGATCAAGCGCGCGCAGGAGCGCGGGCTGGACGGCTATCCGGTATTCACCCGCAAGGCGATGACGGACCTCAACTACGTCGCCTGCGCGCAGAAGCTGCTGAGCTTAAGGCCGCGCATCTTCCCGCAATTTGCGACCCACAACGCGCTGACGGTCGCAACCGTGCTGGAGCTTGCCGGCGATAGCGGCGGATACGAGTTCCAGCGCCTGCACGGCATGGGCGAGGCGCTCTACGAGCAACTCGCGCAGGATCACCCAAAACTCGCCTGCCGCACCTATGCGCCGGTCGGCAGCCACCGCGACCTGCTCGCCTATCTGGTGCGGCGCCTGCTGGAGAACGGCGCCAACTCGTCCTTCGTGGCGCTAGCCGCCGACTATCGCGTGGCGATGACCGCCCTGCTGCAACGCCCCGCTGACATCATCGCAAAACCGCAAGCTGCGCATCACCCGAAGATCCCGCTGCCGCGCGAGCTGTTCGCGCCGGAGCGGCGCAACTCCCGCGGCGTCGAGTTCGGCGAGCGCGCCGCGCTCGATCGTCTGCTGGCCGACATCGCAGCCGAGCCAACCGATCTCAAGCCTGTCACTGAGGCCACGCCCGAGCAGTCGAACGCGGCGGTCGCTACGGCGCGCACGGGCTTTGCGGCCTGGAGCCGGACGTCCGCTGGCACCCGCGCGGCGGCGCTGGAGCAGGCCGCGCATCTCCTGGAGCAGCGGGCTCCGCACTTCATCGCGCTGCTCCAGCGCGAGGGCGGCAAGACGCTCGACGACGCGCTCTCGGAGTTACGCGAAGCCGCCGATTTCTGCCGCTACTACGCCGCGCAGGGCCGAAAGCTGTTCGGCACAGGCGAAGCGATGCCGGGCCCGACCGGCGAGAGCAATGTGCTGACCTTGCGCGGCCGCGGCGTGTTCGTCGCGATCTCGCCATGGAATTTTCCGCTCGCGATCTTCCTCGGCCAGGTGACGGCGGCGCTGATGGCCGGCAACAGCGTGGTGGCAAAGCCCGCCGAGCAGACGCCGCGGATTGCACGTGAGGCCGTGCGGCTGCTGCACGAGGCCGGCGTTCCCGCAAATGCGCTGCAGCTCGTCACCGGCGATGGCCGGATCGGCGCCGCACTGACCGCGCATCCCGATATCGCCGGTGTCGTGTTCACCGGGTCGACCGAGGTCGCCCGCGCGATCAACCGGGCGCTCGCCGCCAAGGATGGCCCAATCGTGCCGTTGATCGCGGAGACCGGCGGCATCAATGCCATGATCGCGGACGCCACCGCGCTGCCCGAACAGGTCGCCGACGACGTCGTCACCTCGGCGTTTCGTTCTGCCGGCCAGCGCTGCTCGGCATTGCGGCTCCTGTTCGTGCAGGAGGACGTCGCCGACCGCATGATCGAGATGATCGCTGGCGCCGCGCGCGAGTTGAAGATCGGTGACCCCAGTGACGTTGCGACCCATATCGGCCCGGTGATCGACCGCGAGGCCAAGCAGCGGCTCGATGCGCACATTGCCCGAATGAAGACGGAGGCACGGCTGCATTTTGCAGGCAGTGCACCAGAAGGCTGTTTCGTGGCGCCGCATATTTTTGAGCTCGCTCATAGCGGGCAGCTCACCGAGGAGGTGTTCGGCCCCGTCCTGCATGTCGTGCGCTACCGTGCCGAAAATCTCGAGCGCGTGCTGGCCGCGATCGAGCGCACCGGCTATGGGCTCACGCTCGGTGTCCACTCGCGCATCGACGACACCGTCGATGCCATCGTCGAACGGCTGTCGGTCGGCAATGTCTACGTCAACCGCAACATGATCGGCGCCGTGGTGGGCGTGCAGCCGTTCGGCGGCAACGGCCTGTCCGGAACCGGCCCCAAGGCCGGCGGCCCGCATTATCTGGCGCGCTTCGCCACCGAGCAGACAGTCACGGTCAACACCGCTGCAGCCGGCGGCAACGCCGCCCTGCTTGCGGGCGAGGAGTAG
- a CDS encoding TPM domain-containing protein: MSIKRITRHLVQHHWRAKQVFTPKVLDRIEQAIKQGETTHSGQVRFVVEGALDGRPLFRNQPARERALDVFSHLRIWDTAHNNGVLIYLLLADRDVEIVADRGIDAKVGAAGWEKICREMEGEFRAGRFEHGVIKGIEAVSRELAHHFQPRGPHPNELPDKPVVM, encoded by the coding sequence ATGAGTATCAAGCGCATCACCAGGCATCTCGTTCAGCACCATTGGCGCGCCAAGCAGGTGTTCACGCCAAAAGTGCTCGACCGCATCGAGCAGGCGATCAAGCAAGGCGAGACCACCCATTCCGGTCAGGTCCGCTTCGTCGTCGAAGGCGCGCTCGACGGCAGGCCGCTCTTTCGCAACCAGCCTGCACGCGAGCGCGCGCTCGACGTCTTCTCGCATTTGCGGATCTGGGACACCGCGCACAACAACGGCGTGCTGATCTATCTCCTGCTCGCCGACCGGGACGTCGAGATCGTCGCCGACCGCGGCATCGACGCCAAGGTCGGCGCCGCAGGTTGGGAAAAGATCTGCCGCGAGATGGAAGGCGAGTTCCGCGCCGGCCGGTTCGAACACGGCGTGATCAAGGGCATCGAAGCCGTCTCGCGCGAGCTCGCGCACCACTTCCAGCCGCGCGGCCCGCACCCGAACGAGCTGCCGGACAAGCCGGTGGTGATGTGA
- a CDS encoding YgcG family protein, which produces MTVRLLRACPAFAPRGAFLVALLVSWAFAAIADVAVPQLTGRVVDLTGTLSSGDVASLSSRLRDYENRKGSQIAVLIVPSTQPETIEQYSIRVADAWKIGRKKIDDGAILLVAKNDRHLRIEVGYGLEGALTDVTSRRIIDEVITPKFRSGDFAGGISDGVDRMMRVIDGEPLPAPQRSTSFASDLNDLGSVAPFALFASLFVGGILRTIFGRLLGSVATGGVLAAMAWFMIGSLALALALALGVGAIAFILAFIADLAPTSGPGRRSARGGSWSSGSSGGGWSSGSSSSDSGSFSGGGGGFGGGGASGSW; this is translated from the coding sequence ATGACAGTGAGGTTGTTGCGCGCCTGTCCTGCCTTCGCACCGCGCGGCGCCTTCCTTGTTGCGTTGCTGGTCAGTTGGGCCTTCGCCGCCATAGCCGACGTCGCCGTGCCACAGCTCACCGGGCGCGTCGTCGACCTGACCGGGACGCTGTCGAGCGGCGATGTCGCCTCGCTGTCCTCGCGCTTGCGGGACTACGAGAACCGCAAGGGCAGCCAGATCGCCGTCCTGATCGTGCCGTCGACGCAGCCGGAGACGATCGAGCAGTACTCGATCCGCGTCGCAGATGCCTGGAAGATCGGCCGCAAGAAGATCGATGACGGCGCAATCCTGCTCGTCGCCAAGAACGACCGTCACCTGCGCATCGAGGTCGGTTATGGCCTCGAAGGCGCGCTCACCGACGTGACCTCGCGGCGGATCATCGACGAGGTCATCACGCCAAAATTCAGGAGCGGCGACTTTGCCGGCGGCATCTCGGATGGCGTCGATCGCATGATGCGCGTGATCGACGGCGAGCCGCTGCCGGCGCCTCAACGCAGCACGAGCTTTGCCAGCGACTTGAACGATCTCGGGTCTGTCGCTCCCTTTGCTTTGTTCGCCTCGCTATTCGTCGGCGGCATCCTGCGCACGATCTTTGGCCGATTGCTTGGCTCGGTTGCGACCGGCGGTGTGCTTGCGGCAATGGCCTGGTTCATGATCGGCTCACTGGCACTGGCACTGGCACTGGCGCTCGGCGTCGGTGCCATCGCCTTTATCCTGGCGTTCATCGCTGATCTCGCTCCGACATCAGGTCCGGGGAGGCGCTCCGCGCGCGGCGGCTCCTGGTCGAGCGGTTCCTCGGGAGGCGGCTGGAGCAGCGGCTCGTCGTCGAGCGACAGCGGCAGTTTTAGCGGCGGCGGCGGCGGTTTCGGTGGCGGCGGCGCCTCGGGGAGCTGGTAG
- a CDS encoding CaiB/BaiF CoA-transferase family protein: MQKGIFDGLKVLDCASFIAAPAAATVLSDFGADVIKIEPPGMGDPYRNLPNLPGYPASEHNFAWLLEARNKKSLALDLTKPDAQAVLYKLVAESDVFITNMPPQVRAKLGITYDHLAHLNERLIYASFTGYGEKGEEANKPGFDSNAYWARSGLMDLVRADINTTPARSMAGMGDHPCAMALYSAIVTALYQREKTGKGAHVASNLMANGVWAASVLAQAKLCGAKFGERRPRERALNAVTNHYQCKDGRWIILSLLSEDRQWPTLARCMGREDLITDARFATKPARHARSVELIRIFDEVFATKDLAEWRKILDGNGLVFGVVGILDDIPNDQQMLDNEVLVPFENDTMLTINSPIWVDGTTKVQPRKPPEVGEHSDDILREAGYDEATIKTLRASGAVA; the protein is encoded by the coding sequence ATGCAGAAGGGCATTTTCGACGGCCTGAAGGTTTTGGATTGCGCAAGCTTCATCGCCGCGCCCGCTGCCGCGACCGTACTGTCGGATTTCGGCGCCGACGTCATCAAGATCGAGCCGCCCGGCATGGGCGATCCCTACCGCAATCTGCCGAACCTGCCGGGCTATCCCGCGAGCGAGCACAATTTCGCCTGGCTGCTGGAGGCGCGCAACAAGAAGAGCCTTGCGCTCGACCTCACCAAGCCGGACGCGCAAGCCGTGCTGTACAAGCTGGTCGCCGAGAGCGACGTCTTCATCACCAACATGCCGCCGCAGGTGCGCGCCAAGCTCGGCATCACCTATGACCATCTCGCCCATCTCAACGAGCGGCTGATCTACGCCTCCTTCACCGGTTACGGCGAGAAGGGTGAGGAGGCCAACAAGCCCGGATTCGACAGCAACGCCTATTGGGCGCGCTCCGGCCTGATGGACCTCGTGCGCGCCGACATCAACACGACGCCGGCGCGTTCGATGGCGGGCATGGGCGATCATCCCTGCGCCATGGCGCTCTATAGCGCGATCGTCACCGCGCTCTATCAGCGCGAGAAGACCGGCAAGGGCGCGCATGTCGCCTCAAATCTGATGGCGAACGGCGTGTGGGCCGCGAGCGTGCTGGCGCAGGCAAAACTCTGCGGCGCCAAGTTCGGCGAGCGGCGGCCGCGCGAGCGCGCGCTGAATGCGGTGACCAACCACTACCAGTGCAAGGACGGCCGCTGGATCATCCTCTCGCTGCTGAGCGAGGATCGGCAGTGGCCGACGCTCGCGCGCTGCATGGGGCGGGAGGATCTGATCACCGACGCGCGCTTTGCCACCAAGCCGGCCCGCCATGCGCGCTCGGTCGAGCTGATCAGGATCTTCGACGAGGTGTTCGCCACCAAGGATCTCGCCGAATGGCGAAAGATCCTCGACGGCAACGGGCTGGTGTTCGGTGTCGTCGGGATTCTCGACGACATCCCGAACGACCAGCAGATGCTCGACAACGAGGTGCTGGTGCCGTTCGAGAACGACACCATGCTGACCATCAACAGCCCGATCTGGGTCGACGGTACAACGAAGGTCCAGCCACGCAAGCCGCCTGAAGTCGGCGAGCACAGTGACGATATCTTGCGCGAGGCGGGATACGACGAGGCGACGATCAAGACGCTGCGCGCGTCGGGTGCGGTGGCGTAG